In Brachypodium distachyon strain Bd21 chromosome 2, Brachypodium_distachyon_v3.0, whole genome shotgun sequence, one genomic interval encodes:
- the LOC100844061 gene encoding uncharacterized protein LOC100844061, whose amino-acid sequence MSVSYDFSSARLLPNAVAPKRNLCGTPARPHAIALASAQRPDLVSPLATIPACHSPGAQDGQQFGQVSRSSRVQTQVLKDNISGWTLKSVSATRWESRVESVKAIRFQCANIREALLQVAETDNDVLTRSEALGLAKNELGEYEFIVAIVIWYEVLFAVNLVSKNLQAKDMLIDVAIEKVQGLISFFKGTGKLVS is encoded by the exons ATGTCGGTGTCATATG ACTTCTCGTCTGCTCGACTTCTTCCCAACGCGGTAGCGCCAAAAAGAAATTTGTGCGGGACGCCTGCACGGCCGCACGCGATAGCTCTCGCCAGCGCCCAGCGGCCTGATCTCGTCTCACCACTCGCCACCATCCCTGCTTGCCACTCGCCAGGAGCCCAGGACGGGCAGCAATTTGGCCAGGTCTCCAGGAGCTCCAGAGTCCAGACGCAG GTTCTGAAAGATAATATATCAGGATGGACTCTCAAGTCAGTGTCGGCTACACGTTGGGAGAGTCGTGTTGAAAGTGTTAAAGCTATCAGATTTCAGTGTGCAAACATTCGGGAGGCTCTACTTCAG GTGGCCGAAACTGATAATGATGTGCTGACACGTAGTGAGGCTTTAGGTTTGGCAAAAAATGAACTTGGAGAGTATGAATTTATAGTGGCAATAGTCATTTGGTATGAGGTACTgtttgctgttaatttagtaAGCAAAAACTTGCAAGCAAAGGATATGCTTATTGATGTTGCTATTGAGAAAGTGCAAGGGCTGATTTCTTTCTTCAAGGGTACAGGGAAACTGGTTTCTTAG